A single window of Channa argus isolate prfri chromosome 12, Channa argus male v1.0, whole genome shotgun sequence DNA harbors:
- the ppp1r14bb gene encoding protein phosphatase 1, regulatory (inhibitor) subunit 14Bb produces MAAVTSPETSPQPRVYFQTPAGTTEEPETPVRKQGRVTVKYDRKELRKRLNLEEWIIDQLTDLYDCEEEAIPELEIDVDELLDMPSDVERAARVKDLLVDCYKPTEDFISELLDKIRGMQKLSTPQKK; encoded by the exons ATGGCTGCTGTAACGAGCCCAGAGACGAGCCCTCAACCTCGCGTTTATTTTCAGACGCCGGCCGGCACCACGGAGGAACCGGAGACACCCGTTAGGAAGCAGGGACGTGTTACCGTCAAATACGACCGTAAGGAGCTGAGAAAGAGGCTGAACCTGGAGGAGTGGATTATCGACCAGCTAACGGACCTCTACGACTGTGAG GAGGAGGCTATCCCAGAGCTTGAGATAGATGTGGATGAACTTCTGGATATGCCCAGTGATGTTGAACGGGCTGCCAGGGTCAAG GACCTACTGGTTGACTGTTATAAACCTACTGAG GACTTCATCTCAGAGCTACTTGACAAGATCCGAGGGATGCAGAAGCTCTCCACGCCTCAAAAGAAATGA